Genomic segment of Rhodocaloribacter litoris:
CCCTGCACCGGGCCCGTCTCGACGGCACACAGCCCGAGACCCTCATCCACGGCGGCCTCTCCGACGCCGTCGACCTCGTGGTGGACGGGCCGGGCGGCCGGCTCTACTGGTCCGCCGGCGATGCGATTCACCGCGCGGCGCTCGACGGGACCGGCGCCGAAATCTTTCTCCGCTTTCATCCCGACCGGATCGGTCCCCTCGCGCTCGATCCGGTGCGCGGCCAGCTCTACTGGGTGCGCACCCGCGAAGAAAACGCTGTCGTCGACGTGCGGGTCCAGCGGGCCAACCTGGACGGTACGGGGGTGGAGGATGTGCTGCCGGCGGGGCTGCTCAACCCGACGGCCCTGGTGGTGGACGCGGTGAACGGCTGGCTCTACTGGGCGGACCTTGGGGCGGCAGGACGGGGCACCATCCGGCGGGCCCGTCTCGACGGCACGAACGTGGAAACCCTCGTGCCGGAGACGGCCTTCATCGCGCCGTGGGGGCTGGCGCTCGATGTCCCGCGCGGCCGGCTCTACTGGTCCGACAACGGCGGCAGCGCCGGCGCCATCCGTCGCGCCGGCCTGGCCGGCGGTAGCGCCGTCGAGACGGTCATCTCCCTGGGCCTGCTTTTCCCGACCCGCCTCGCCCTCGACGTGCACGAGGGGGCTACGGGCCGCGAGGAGGCGTCCGTAGCCGGGCCGCCGGTCCCGCTGTCGGCACCCCACCCCAATCCCTTCGGGACGACGACCCGCTTCGCGCTGACGCCGCCGCGAACCGGATACGTGACGCTCGACGTCTTCGACGGGCTCGGCCGGCACGTGGGGCGGCTGTTCGCCGGTGCCCTGCCGGCGGGAACGGCCCGTTCCTTCACCTTCGACGCCGCCTCCCTGCCGCCGGGGCTCTATACGATCCGGGCGACGGGACCGGGCTATCAGGCAAGCCGCCGCGTCGTGCGGGTGCGCTGACGCGCTACGGCCGCGTGCCGGGGGCGGTGAGCCGCTCCATGTGCTGCGGGACGAGGTTGAGTTGAGCCTCCCCCGGATAAATCCGGGAGATTCCTGCTTCGTCTCGACGCGTACGCGTCGAGGACAGTAGCCCTGCCGATGTTCAGCAAAGGTTGGCGATATACGATCGCCTGTACACCGTCTCCACAGGCTGATACGGTCGCTCCGACCGCCAGCATAAGGCCGCGTGACGCGGCCGGGCGCGTCCAATTTGCCTGTGCCAGCCCCAACCGCTTTTTGTGTAAGAGGGCCGGAGGGAGCGGGAATGAAGCGCTTTTATTTTTCAATTTTCTTGCCGGACAAAAGCCGTTATGCCTAAATTTCCGCCCGGACCTCACAGGACCTGTACGTGCGAATGGCTCGAGACCGGGTTACGATTGCAGACGTGGCACACCGGGCCGGGGTGTCGGTCGGGACGGTTTCGGCGGTGTTGAACAACCGCCCGACGGTCCGGGAGCGCACGCGGCGACGCGTGCTGGCCGCCATCGACGAACTCGGATATCAGCCCTCGCCGTCGGCGCGGGCGCTGGCCGCCACACAGGGGGACGGCAACGTGTTCGAGCGGGCCATCGGGCTGATCATCAAGGAGGTGGACAACCCGTTCTACGCCGAGGTGGTCATCGGCGCGCAGGAATACCTTGCCGCCCGCGGGTACCTCTCGTTCGTGTGCACGTCGGAAGGGAGCTACGAGAAAGAGGGCGAGCTGCTGAAGGCCTTCCGTAACCGGTTCGTGCAGGGGGCCGTCATCGCCCCGATCCTGGATGCCCGGGCCGACCTGTCCCACCTGTTCATGCTGCGACGCGCCGAGTACCCGTTCGTGTTGCTGGAAGCCGTGCAGGGCCTGCCGGTGAACGTCGTCAGCGTCGACAACGTCAGGGCCGCACAGAGGGCCGCCGCCTACCTGCTTCAGGGCGGGCACGAGCGGATCGTGCATTTCGCCGGACCGCCCTACACGCAGCACACGCGGGACCGCATCCTGGGTACGGAAAAAGCCTTCAGCCAGTCCCACCTTCGCTTCACGGACGACGTCATCATTCCGGCCGGGGCACACCTGCACGACGGGTACGAGGCGGCCATGAAGTACTTCGGGGCGCGCCGGCGCCTGCGACCCACCGGCGTCACTTGCTTCAACGACCTGGTGGCAATGGGGGTGCTGCGGGCGTTGCACGAACTGGGCATCCGTGTGCCCGACGAGGTATCCGTCGTCGGTTTCGACGACATCCCCCAGGCGGCCTATCTGTCCACCCCGCTGACGACCGTGCGTGTGCCCAAACGCGAGATGGGCGAGCGGGCCGCCGCGCTCCTGCTGGCGTGGATCGAGGCCCGGGATAAGGGAACGGCCGGTGCTCCCCGCCATATCGTGCTGGAAGCCGAGCTGGTCGAACGTGCTTCGACCCGCACGTGGTAGGACCGGCACCGGCCGGCACGGCTATTCCTTTCAACCTCACGGTGCTCCCGGCTGGCGGGATCTCTTCACATCCCTCTCCGCAAAGCGGGTATGCTGAACGGGGCCCGAAGGGCGAAGGCGAGGCCTCTGCCGCTCGTCTGGTGCGCCGATATCCCTGCATTTCCGGTCTGGTTGAAGTATTTCATCGTTTCATGGCCGGGCTCGTTTCATCGGGGGCGGGGCGCTGCCTGGCGCTTCTGCTTTCTCTGGCAGGTGAGGGAGCCATCAGGTCCGGCTTCCATTTTTTTTTGCCGGGAGGTAGATTTTAAGATAAAGTCATATTATGATTGACACACCCGCCCCGGGATTTTATTTTGAGCAAGAATGAAATTTGAACCGCTTCATTCTTGTCGGTTACGTGGAATCCCTCGTAACGGGTGGTGAAGGATCGAGCGGGCGTGCAACGATCCCGGTTTTCGCCAGCAACACAGGCAAGACGAGCACCATGATGATGAGACGGCTGTTCAGGCGGATCGCGCTGGTGGGGGTGCTGGGGACCCTGGCCGGTGCCGCGGTCGGTGCGGAGACGACCGGCAAGATCGCCGGGGTCGTCACCGAGGCCGCCACCGGGCAGCCCCTGCCGGGGGTGCAGATCGTCATCGAGGAGACCGGCCAGGGCACGGTCACCAACCTCGACGGCTACTACATGATCCTCAACGTTCGGCCCGGCACCTACACGCTGGTCTTCAAATACATCGGGTATGCCGACGTGCGGGTGACGAACGTGCAGGTGGAGCCGGACAAGACGACCACGCTCGACGTGCGGATGGAGGAGACGGTGATCGAGGGCGAGGAGGTCGTCGTGGTGGCGGAACGGCCCATCGTGCAGATGGACCGGACCACAACCACCGCGTTTGTGGGCGAGGAAGAGCTGGAAGCCCTGCCGGTGACCAACCTGGGGGAGGTGATCAACCAGCAGGCGGGCGTCGTCGACGGGCACTTCCGGGGCGGTCGCCTGGGCGAGGTCGCCTACCTGATCAACGGCGTGCCGATCAACAACCCCTACACCAACAGCGCGGCGCTGGAGGTGGAGAAAAACATGGTTTCGGCCCTGGAGGTCATCAGCGGGGTCTTCAACGCCGAGTACGGCCAGGCCATGTCCGGGGTGGTGAACATCGTCACGAAAGGGGTGCCGCGCCGGTGGACCGGTTCGTTCGCGGTCGAGACGGGAGGGGTGGTCAGCAGCCGCGAGCTGGAATTCGTGCGGCGCCTGGCCGCTCCCGGCGCGGGCCTGCGCTATGATGACTTCACGTCGGAAACGGTTTCCTACACCGAGGCGGCCCGGTTCCCGGGCCAGCAGGACCTGCAGCTTTCGCTGGGCGGGCCCCTCTGGCGCGACCGGCTGGGCCTGCGCGTTACCGGGCGCTATCTCTACTCCGAGGGCCACGTGATCGGGCGCCGGCTCTTCATGCCGTCGGACTCGTCGCAGAACCTGAGCGCCGGCAACCCCGAGACCTGGCTCATCGAATCCACCGGGGACCAGGCGTTCGTGCCCTCGCACATGCGGCGCTACTCGTTCAACGGCGCCCTGACCTACCAGCTCCTTCCCGGCGTGCGCCTCGAGTACAACCTGGTCTGGCAGGACGCCACCGGGCGCAACATCACCCACCAGCAAAAATACGTGCCCGACGGCATCAACCGCTGGTACAACAGCAGCCAGCTGCACCTGTTCAGCGTACGCCTGACGCCCAGCGCACGGTCGTTCGCCAACCTCAACTACAGCTACCTGCGCGACCGGGGCGCCTCGCGCCTGTACGACGTGCCGGAGGACTTCACGGAGACAGGCCTGCTGGACCGGCGCTACGTCTCTTCCCGGCTCAGCTCGCTCGAGGGCGGCAATGCCTTCGACGTGGGCGGCAACGACCTTTTCAATGCCCGCGACCGGACCGTCACCCACACCTTCCTGGCCGACTACACGAACCAGATCAGCCGGGTCCACCAGATCAAGGCCGGCTTCTCGGCCCGGCTGCACCGGATCGACAACGGCAGCTACGGCATCGAGGTCAGCTCGCGCACGGGCTGGCTGCCCATGCCTTCGCCGGAACCCTTCGCCCGGGACACCCTGCGGGCCCGCCCCTACGAGCTGGCCGCCTACGTCCAGGACAAGATGGAATTCAAAAACCTGATCGTAAATGCCGGCCTCCGGTTCGATTATTTCGACCCCGACTATGAGATCCCTCTCGACTGGACGCAGGCCAACCAGCGCTACATTCCCGTCATCGATGCGGACGGGCAGGCGACGGGCGACTCGCTCTACAACCGCCGCCCGGCGCGCGCCCGCTACCAGATCAGCCCGCGTCTCGGGATCGCCTTCCCCATCTCCGCCACCGGCGTCATCCGCTTCTCGGCCGGGCTGTTCTTCCAGGTGCCGCAGTTGAGCATCCTCTACACGAACCCCGAGTACGAGGTCAACCCGGCCGATGCCAGCACCTACTTCGGCAACCCCGCGCTGAACCCCGAACGCACCCTGCACTTCGAGGTGGGCCTGCAGCAGGGACTCACCGAAGACCTGGGCGTGGAGCTGACCCTCTTTGCCAAGGATATCCGGAACCTGACGGGGGTGGAGATCCAGCGCGACGTGCGCACGACCACCAACTTCGTCCGCTACATCAACCGGGACGTGGGCGCTACCCGGGGCATCACGTTCTCCCTCTACCAGCGCCCGGGCGGGCCCGTCACCTGGGACCTCGACTACACGCTGCAGTTCGCCGGGGGCACCTCGTCGGATCCGGACGAGGCCTTCCAGCGCTACCAGAGCGGCGAGGAGGCCATCCTGTCGCTGGTGCGGCTGGACTGGGACCGGCGGCACGTGCTCAACGCCAGCATCACGGTCCATCCCGGCAAGGCCCTTTCCCTGACACTCTTCGGGCGGTATCAGACCGGCACCCCGTACACCACCATCCGCCGCTTCATCCGTTCCTACATCAAAAACAACGCGGATCGTCCCAGCGGCTTCATCACGGACCTGCGCCTCTACCTGCGCCCCCCGGTGCTCGACGAACGGCTGCGGCTGATCCTGCAGGTGGACAACCTCTTCGACGCCATGATTCACTACGGCGTCTACGAAGATACCGGCCGGGGCGACGAGTCGGTCACCAAAGAACAGTTCGAACGCACGGGAACGCAGCCGGGCGGGGTCAACAGCCTCGACGAGTACTTCTTCCGTCAGAGCTGGTTTTCCGCACCCCGGCAGGTCTACTTCGGGCTTCGGTATGATTTCTAGGATGTACAGCAAGGTGTTACGTGGTATGACGCGGCGCCGGCGGCGCGCCGGCCTGCTGGCCCTGATGCTCGGGTGGGCCGTGGCCGTGCAGGCCCAGGAGGGCACGACCATCCCGCCCGAATACCGGGGAACTGAGGATGCCGTGGCACGCGGCGTCCTCAACGGCAACCTGATCGAGACGAACTACCGCAACCACGGCGAGATGGCCCGCTGGAACGATATGCCCTGGGGGGTCTGGCCCAAGACGATCGGCGGGCGCCACATCGACGGCGTCGGCGTGGTGGTCGCCGGCCTGGTGCGGGGCGAGCGGGCCAAGTGGAGCCGGGCGCCCTACAACTTCTGGCCGGCCGGCACGCCGGACACGCTGCTCAACCCCGTCAGCATCCACTACCGCTCGGCCGGGACGAAGGTCAACCCCGCCGACGGCCGCGTCTGGGGCTGGCTGCCGCTCCCGGGCTTCCACAACCCCTTCCGGCGGGACCCCATCACCGGCCAGCGACAACCCGTGCCGGCCCTCAGCACCGACCCGGCTTCCTGGCCCTCGTTCTGGCCGGACAAGCTCAGCGAGCCGGACGATCCCGGGTGGGCCGGCCGGTGGAACGGCATGTTCGGCAAGGGGGTGTTCAACGCCGACCAGGAGAGCTTCTACGTGATGGACGACCTCGCCGACGGGGAGTACCTGATCGACCCGGTGACGCGCCGCCCCAACAGCGCCTACGGTATCTATTACCCGGACCCCGCCGACTCGACCCGGGGCGGCATCGGCCTGCAGGTCGGCGTGCGCCTGCTCCAGTGGGGCAACATCCTGGCCGAGGACGTGATGTTCATGATCTATCGCATCACGAACCTGGGGCAGACGCGTTTCGGCGAGGTGCTCGCCGACGTGCCCGGCCAGCCGCGGACCGGCCTCTACTTCACCCAGGTGGTGGACTATGGCCTGGGCAACGAGGAGACGGACGAGAGCGCTGCCTTCAACCCGCAGATCGACGTGGCCTACGGCTGGGATCACGACGGCATCGGCCAGCACATGACGGGCGGCACCTACCGGCTCGGCTATACGGGATTTGCCTTTCTGGAAAGCCCGGCCAACGACCACGACGCCCTCGACAACGACGAGGACGGCATCCGCGACGAGGGGCGCTTCGGCGGCCCCGGCGTCCTGATCGAAGGACAGGACGCCATCCG
This window contains:
- a CDS encoding LacI family DNA-binding transcriptional regulator, which translates into the protein MARDRVTIADVAHRAGVSVGTVSAVLNNRPTVRERTRRRVLAAIDELGYQPSPSARALAATQGDGNVFERAIGLIIKEVDNPFYAEVVIGAQEYLAARGYLSFVCTSEGSYEKEGELLKAFRNRFVQGAVIAPILDARADLSHLFMLRRAEYPFVLLEAVQGLPVNVVSVDNVRAAQRAAAYLLQGGHERIVHFAGPPYTQHTRDRILGTEKAFSQSHLRFTDDVIIPAGAHLHDGYEAAMKYFGARRRLRPTGVTCFNDLVAMGVLRALHELGIRVPDEVSVVGFDDIPQAAYLSTPLTTVRVPKREMGERAAALLLAWIEARDKGTAGAPRHIVLEAELVERASTRTW
- a CDS encoding TonB-dependent receptor; translated protein: MMMRRLFRRIALVGVLGTLAGAAVGAETTGKIAGVVTEAATGQPLPGVQIVIEETGQGTVTNLDGYYMILNVRPGTYTLVFKYIGYADVRVTNVQVEPDKTTTLDVRMEETVIEGEEVVVVAERPIVQMDRTTTTAFVGEEELEALPVTNLGEVINQQAGVVDGHFRGGRLGEVAYLINGVPINNPYTNSAALEVEKNMVSALEVISGVFNAEYGQAMSGVVNIVTKGVPRRWTGSFAVETGGVVSSRELEFVRRLAAPGAGLRYDDFTSETVSYTEAARFPGQQDLQLSLGGPLWRDRLGLRVTGRYLYSEGHVIGRRLFMPSDSSQNLSAGNPETWLIESTGDQAFVPSHMRRYSFNGALTYQLLPGVRLEYNLVWQDATGRNITHQQKYVPDGINRWYNSSQLHLFSVRLTPSARSFANLNYSYLRDRGASRLYDVPEDFTETGLLDRRYVSSRLSSLEGGNAFDVGGNDLFNARDRTVTHTFLADYTNQISRVHQIKAGFSARLHRIDNGSYGIEVSSRTGWLPMPSPEPFARDTLRARPYELAAYVQDKMEFKNLIVNAGLRFDYFDPDYEIPLDWTQANQRYIPVIDADGQATGDSLYNRRPARARYQISPRLGIAFPISATGVIRFSAGLFFQVPQLSILYTNPEYEVNPADASTYFGNPALNPERTLHFEVGLQQGLTEDLGVELTLFAKDIRNLTGVEIQRDVRTTTNFVRYINRDVGATRGITFSLYQRPGGPVTWDLDYTLQFAGGTSSDPDEAFQRYQSGEEAILSLVRLDWDRRHVLNASITVHPGKALSLTLFGRYQTGTPYTTIRRFIRSYIKNNADRPSGFITDLRLYLRPPVLDERLRLILQVDNLFDAMIHYGVYEDTGRGDESVTKEQFERTGTQPGGVNSLDEYFFRQSWFSAPRQVYFGLRYDF